From a single Halodesulfovibrio marinisediminis DSM 17456 genomic region:
- a CDS encoding GNAT family N-acetyltransferase, with protein MLIRNEQKDDAGRISQIHYAAFNGHPMHAPGAEPFEHLIVEYLRAFDALTLSLLAEEDGEAVGHIAISPAIVGKDSEGWFLLGPVGVLPDRQKSGVGSALIREALQLMQEMGAKGIVLVGSPEYYNRFGFKSLSGLTYSGVPDQFVLGLSFTENAPQGEIIAHEAFTRQHSCTKPEREVSESPRGMRHYLSVSRSLRSR; from the coding sequence ATGCTGATTAGAAACGAACAAAAAGACGACGCTGGTCGTATATCCCAGATACACTATGCTGCCTTTAACGGGCATCCAATGCATGCACCCGGTGCAGAACCCTTTGAGCATCTTATCGTAGAATATTTACGTGCGTTTGATGCATTGACTCTTTCGCTGTTGGCGGAAGAAGACGGAGAAGCAGTAGGGCATATTGCCATATCTCCTGCAATCGTCGGGAAAGACAGTGAAGGGTGGTTTTTGCTTGGTCCTGTTGGCGTTCTTCCCGATCGACAAAAGAGCGGGGTCGGTTCTGCATTAATTCGTGAAGCGTTGCAGCTGATGCAGGAGATGGGCGCAAAAGGCATAGTTTTGGTAGGTTCACCTGAGTATTACAACCGTTTTGGTTTTAAGAGTCTGTCGGGGCTTACGTACTCTGGGGTGCCAGACCAGTTTGTTCTTGGTTTGTCTTTTACTGAAAATGCCCCGCAGGGCGAAATCATCGCACATGAAGCGTTTACTCGACAACATTCGTGTACGAAGCCTGAAAGGGAGGTGAGTGAATCCCCTCGTGGAATGCGTCACTACCTTTCTGTAAGCAGGTCGTTACGTTCACGCTAA
- a CDS encoding radical SAM protein translates to MASSKIRPRLLVADKDGNIYDHPELLMLCRRGNDLAQPRPDELMPLPEGSDIFMMPGRRALGLDPEDGEVEQMEEFAVAAFVAPAHTITAHAAYQTDEDAPTLPLFAYGAVGYANGKFYVAAKKVDQDVRQVFRGFSGKKINRFAHKILEDYKENRLMQHIMNKCVLKYSCPAAKNLAIGRYEAPLPTSRTCNARCIGCISFQDDSSKICASPQDRLDFTPTAEEVCGVMRHHAANETEKPIFSFGQGCEGEPLTQADMITEAITMFRAEGGRGTINMNTNASLPDKVAKLCDAGLSSIRVSLNSAREEVYNLYYRPNGYCFADVKQSILEAKARNKWVSLNLLYFPGITDSEPEFEALVNLITDTKLDFIQLRNLNIDPEMYLELLNDIDFGASMGFTFFKKRLKKACPWIDFGYFNPFVEED, encoded by the coding sequence ATGGCTTCTTCAAAAATTCGCCCAAGGCTTCTTGTGGCAGATAAAGACGGTAATATTTACGATCATCCAGAACTGCTTATGCTGTGCCGCCGTGGCAATGACCTTGCTCAGCCGCGTCCGGATGAACTGATGCCGCTTCCTGAAGGCAGTGACATATTCATGATGCCAGGCCGCCGCGCCCTTGGACTTGATCCGGAAGACGGTGAAGTTGAGCAGATGGAAGAATTTGCTGTAGCAGCGTTTGTTGCGCCTGCACACACCATTACAGCCCATGCTGCCTATCAAACCGACGAAGACGCTCCTACCCTTCCGCTGTTTGCATACGGCGCTGTCGGCTATGCCAACGGCAAATTTTATGTTGCAGCAAAAAAGGTAGATCAGGATGTACGTCAGGTTTTCCGTGGATTCTCCGGCAAAAAGATTAACCGGTTTGCGCACAAAATTTTAGAAGACTACAAAGAAAACCGCCTCATGCAGCACATCATGAATAAATGTGTGCTCAAGTACTCCTGTCCTGCAGCGAAGAACCTTGCAATCGGTCGTTACGAGGCACCACTGCCTACGTCCCGCACCTGCAACGCCCGCTGCATCGGCTGTATTTCTTTTCAGGATGACAGTTCCAAAATCTGTGCTTCCCCGCAGGATCGTCTGGACTTTACCCCGACTGCGGAAGAAGTATGCGGCGTAATGCGCCACCATGCAGCCAACGAAACCGAAAAGCCAATCTTCTCATTCGGTCAGGGTTGTGAAGGCGAGCCGTTGACTCAGGCAGACATGATCACCGAAGCGATTACCATGTTCCGTGCAGAAGGCGGACGCGGTACCATTAACATGAACACCAACGCTTCCCTGCCGGACAAAGTGGCAAAACTTTGTGACGCAGGCTTGTCATCCATCCGAGTGAGTCTTAACTCTGCCCGTGAAGAAGTGTACAACCTCTACTACCGTCCGAACGGGTACTGTTTTGCAGACGTAAAACAGTCCATTCTGGAAGCAAAAGCACGCAACAAATGGGTTTCCCTCAACTTGCTTTATTTCCCTGGCATAACAGATTCCGAGCCGGAATTTGAAGCGCTGGTAAACCTTATTACGGACACAAAGCTCGACTTCATTCAGCTGCGCAACCTGAACATCGACCCTGAAATGTATCTGGAACTGCTCAACGATATCGATTTCGGCGCAAGCATGGGCTTTACCTTCTTCAAGAAAAGACTCAAAAAAGCCTGTCCTTGGATTGACTTCGGGTACTTCAACCCGTTTGTCGAAGAAGACTAA
- a CDS encoding MATE family efflux transporter: MSTSAEKLNEHAYKNAPAKTFASMSIPVLLSLIAEPLTGLVDTAFVATLGTEPLAALGIGTMVLTSAFWIFNFLGIGTQTEISHCIGADNKKTTSITASTALLLALAIGLIAWLLPLLFLPQISQFMGAEGAMQNLSISYMTCRLAGGPAVLFTMAAFGIFRGLQDMRTPLVVTTIVNALNVLLDWLLIFGIGPFPELGVAGAALATTISQYVGMAITLYALHKKLQLTPKFDLPRCKRLLSIGWDMTVRTGLVIAFLLYCTRTATQAGAIEGAAHQGIRQFVVFNTLLLDTFAITGQSLTGYFKGKNDNTMIKQVIRQTFKYSFITGIITGGLMIAGADLFAKFLIPTESWAVFFPAWTVVALSQPTNSLSYATDGILWGIGDFAFTRNAMCISCIIGIGFIGLITTVQPLQPLLWIWLATGGMMLIRSALGCYRCWQLTKA, from the coding sequence ATGAGCACCTCTGCTGAAAAATTAAACGAACATGCTTACAAAAATGCACCTGCAAAGACATTTGCAAGCATGTCGATTCCAGTTCTGTTGTCCCTCATTGCAGAGCCGCTTACCGGTCTTGTTGATACCGCCTTCGTTGCAACCCTCGGCACCGAGCCTCTTGCAGCACTCGGCATCGGCACCATGGTGCTTACCTCCGCATTCTGGATTTTCAACTTTCTTGGAATCGGCACACAGACAGAAATTTCTCACTGTATCGGTGCAGACAACAAAAAAACAACATCCATCACAGCAAGCACCGCCCTCCTGCTTGCATTAGCAATCGGGCTTATTGCGTGGTTACTGCCGTTACTGTTCCTGCCGCAAATCTCGCAATTCATGGGCGCAGAAGGCGCCATGCAAAATCTGTCCATCAGCTACATGACGTGCAGGCTTGCAGGTGGTCCCGCAGTGCTCTTCACGATGGCTGCCTTCGGCATTTTCCGTGGTCTGCAAGATATGCGTACGCCGCTTGTCGTGACCACCATCGTCAACGCACTCAACGTGCTTCTCGACTGGCTACTCATCTTCGGCATCGGTCCGTTCCCAGAGCTTGGGGTTGCAGGTGCCGCACTGGCGACTACCATAAGTCAATATGTCGGCATGGCAATCACCCTGTACGCGTTACACAAAAAACTACAACTCACTCCAAAATTTGATCTGCCTCGCTGCAAACGTCTACTCTCCATCGGCTGGGACATGACCGTCCGCACAGGGCTGGTCATCGCGTTCCTGCTCTACTGCACACGTACAGCAACACAAGCTGGGGCCATCGAGGGTGCAGCGCATCAGGGTATCCGTCAGTTCGTAGTATTCAACACTCTGCTGCTCGACACCTTTGCCATCACAGGCCAAAGTCTCACAGGCTACTTCAAAGGCAAAAATGACAACACAATGATCAAACAGGTCATCCGTCAAACCTTTAAATACAGCTTCATCACAGGCATAATTACAGGCGGACTCATGATTGCCGGAGCAGACCTGTTCGCAAAATTTCTCATCCCAACAGAATCTTGGGCTGTATTCTTCCCTGCATGGACAGTCGTAGCGCTTTCACAGCCAACCAACTCGCTCTCCTACGCAACAGACGGCATCCTTTGGGGGATCGGAGACTTCGCATTTACCCGAAATGCCATGTGCATTTCCTGCATCATCGGTATCGGATTCATCGGGCTCATAACAACAGTTCAGCCGTTACAGCCGCTCCTGTGGATTTGGCTCGCAACCGGCGGTATGATGCTCATACGCTCCGCCCTCGGTTGTTACCGTTGCTGGCAGTTGACCAAAGCATAA
- the thiC gene encoding phosphomethylpyrimidine synthase ThiC, translating into MSILAKNTALAGLLEAHIDELVKKERLEADVIKQAIENGTMVLLGNPEHPEVTPTLVGQPASVKVNANIGTSPLKNDFRCEMVKLQTAIKAGADTVMDLSIGGDLDEIRRNMVSSTKLPLGTVPMYAVAQKYLDSDRDPADIKPEELFEEIEKQAKQGVDYMTVHCGLTMRGAEFATNGSRTMGIVSRGGSILARWMLKNGKENPLLTGYDRILEIARKYNVTLSLGDGLRPGAGTDAGDAAQWEEVMVLGQLAKRGLEAGVQCMIEGPGHVPLSEVEAQIISIKKLTHGAPLYVLGPLVIDSSPGYDHIAGAIGGAIAVKAGVDFLCYLTPAEHLTLPSIEDVHAGVMASRIAAQAAEATMGRPAAVEREIGISRARKALDWEGMKNLALDPEMVEKRREEHKDKRECAMCGKFCAYKMIEEDPQSSN; encoded by the coding sequence ATGTCTATTTTAGCAAAAAACACGGCTCTTGCCGGGTTGCTTGAAGCACATATTGATGAGTTAGTAAAAAAAGAGCGTTTGGAAGCTGATGTTATCAAGCAGGCTATTGAGAATGGTACTATGGTACTCCTCGGTAACCCTGAGCACCCTGAGGTAACTCCGACGCTGGTCGGTCAACCAGCGTCTGTTAAAGTTAACGCCAACATCGGTACCTCTCCGTTGAAAAACGATTTCCGCTGCGAAATGGTTAAGCTGCAAACTGCCATTAAAGCAGGCGCGGATACCGTGATGGACTTATCCATCGGTGGTGACCTTGATGAGATCAGAAGAAATATGGTTTCTTCTACCAAGCTTCCTCTTGGTACTGTTCCAATGTACGCGGTTGCGCAGAAATATCTCGATAGCGACCGTGATCCTGCGGACATCAAGCCGGAAGAGTTGTTTGAAGAAATCGAAAAGCAGGCAAAGCAGGGCGTAGACTACATGACCGTTCACTGCGGTCTCACCATGCGCGGTGCTGAGTTTGCTACTAATGGCAGCCGTACCATGGGCATTGTTTCCCGTGGCGGTTCCATCCTTGCTCGTTGGATGCTGAAAAACGGTAAGGAAAACCCGCTTCTCACTGGATACGATCGTATTCTTGAGATTGCACGCAAGTACAACGTGACTCTTTCCCTTGGCGATGGTCTTCGCCCTGGTGCTGGCACCGATGCTGGTGATGCAGCACAGTGGGAAGAAGTTATGGTTCTCGGTCAGCTCGCTAAACGCGGCCTCGAAGCTGGTGTTCAGTGCATGATCGAAGGACCGGGACACGTTCCATTAAGCGAAGTTGAAGCACAGATTATCAGCATTAAGAAGCTCACCCACGGCGCACCGTTGTACGTTCTTGGACCGCTCGTTATCGACAGCAGCCCAGGTTACGACCACATCGCAGGCGCAATCGGTGGTGCAATCGCTGTTAAAGCTGGCGTAGACTTCCTTTGTTACCTGACTCCGGCGGAACACCTTACCCTGCCAAGCATCGAAGATGTGCACGCAGGCGTTATGGCGTCCCGTATCGCAGCTCAGGCTGCAGAAGCTACCATGGGTAGACCAGCAGCTGTAGAACGCGAAATCGGTATCTCCCGTGCGCGTAAAGCTCTCGATTGGGAAGGCATGAAAAACCTTGCTCTCGATCCGGAAATGGTTGAAAAGCGTAGAGAAGAACACAAAGATAAACGCGAATGCGCCATGTGCGGCAAGTTCTGCGCTTACAAGATGATCGAAGAAGATCCTCAGAGTTCTAACTAA
- a CDS encoding coiled-coil domain-containing protein: protein MEFSFFIVLACGVTLILILLSVLKKYNDLRDTLARLETENNSMEMKKNAYEAEIGALSERIAEYTKEYMLLERELAESRQVENERALEQERYKYMSFTEYLISQGHINEDDVTKAEIYKKKNVSSMSVAEVLVLFNRIPSDDMKIYREEFRAVTGQ, encoded by the coding sequence ATGGAATTTTCGTTTTTTATTGTTCTGGCGTGTGGTGTCACTTTGATTCTTATTCTTTTGTCAGTGCTGAAAAAGTATAATGATCTGCGTGATACGCTTGCAAGGCTGGAAACAGAAAACAATAGCATGGAAATGAAAAAGAACGCCTATGAAGCAGAAATAGGCGCTCTGAGTGAGCGAATCGCAGAGTATACAAAAGAATATATGCTGCTTGAACGAGAACTCGCAGAATCCCGTCAGGTGGAAAATGAGCGTGCTCTGGAACAGGAACGCTATAAATATATGTCATTTACAGAATACCTGATCTCCCAAGGGCACATTAATGAAGATGATGTAACTAAGGCAGAAATATATAAGAAAAAAAATGTCAGCTCTATGAGCGTGGCAGAAGTGCTTGTGCTGTTTAATCGAATACCCTCTGATGATATGAAGATATATCGTGAAGAGTTTAGAGCTGTTACAGGCCAATAG